In one Aromatoleum aromaticum EbN1 genomic region, the following are encoded:
- the tyrS gene encoding tyrosine--tRNA ligase: protein MTDVQAALELIKRGAEELLVEAELVEKLESDRPLRVKAGFDPTAPDLHLGHTVLLNKLRHFQELGHQVMFLVGDFTAMIGDPSGKNATRPPLSREQILENARTYQEQVFKILDPDKTEICFNSSWMESLGTAGMIRLASRYTVARMLERDDFAKRYAGGQAIAIHEFLYPLCQGYDSVAMRADVELGGTDQKFNLLVGRELQKHDRQAPQCVLMMPLLEGLDGVNKMSKSLGNYIGITEAPREIFGKIMSISDSLMWRYFDLLSFHPAVEIARYRAEVEGGRNPRELKVLLAQEIVARFHSHAAAEDALADFEARFQRGVLPDDIPEVNVVVGDGGLPVFQVVKQAGLTGSTSEALRMIEQGAVRLNGERVEDKGLVLQRDQTVVLQVGKRKFASVVLN, encoded by the coding sequence ATGACTGACGTACAGGCGGCCCTTGAGCTGATAAAGCGGGGAGCTGAAGAGTTACTGGTCGAAGCGGAACTTGTCGAAAAACTCGAATCGGATCGCCCTCTGCGCGTGAAGGCGGGTTTCGACCCGACGGCACCCGACCTGCACCTAGGGCACACTGTCCTGCTCAACAAGTTGCGGCACTTCCAGGAACTGGGCCATCAGGTAATGTTTCTGGTGGGTGACTTTACCGCAATGATCGGTGATCCGTCCGGGAAGAACGCCACTCGGCCGCCCTTGTCGCGTGAGCAGATCCTTGAAAATGCTCGGACCTATCAGGAGCAGGTGTTCAAGATTCTCGATCCGGACAAGACGGAGATCTGCTTTAACTCCTCGTGGATGGAGTCTCTGGGGACAGCGGGGATGATCCGTCTGGCATCACGGTACACCGTGGCCCGCATGCTGGAGAGGGACGATTTTGCAAAGCGCTACGCGGGGGGGCAGGCTATCGCGATCCACGAGTTTCTGTACCCTCTGTGCCAGGGCTACGACTCGGTGGCGATGCGGGCGGATGTCGAGCTTGGGGGGACAGACCAGAAATTCAATCTGCTGGTCGGCAGAGAGCTTCAGAAGCATGATCGGCAGGCTCCCCAGTGCGTGTTGATGATGCCTCTGCTGGAGGGACTCGACGGCGTTAACAAGATGTCGAAGTCGCTTGGCAACTACATAGGCATCACGGAAGCACCTCGCGAAATTTTCGGGAAGATCATGTCGATCTCCGATAGTTTGATGTGGCGCTATTTCGACTTGCTGTCGTTTCATCCTGCGGTCGAGATCGCGCGCTATCGCGCCGAGGTCGAAGGGGGGCGTAATCCGCGCGAGCTGAAAGTGCTGCTGGCGCAGGAGATCGTGGCCCGGTTCCACAGCCACGCTGCTGCAGAGGATGCACTCGCTGATTTCGAAGCACGATTCCAACGGGGGGTATTGCCAGACGACATCCCCGAAGTGAATGTCGTGGTCGGGGATGGCGGTTTGCCGGTGTTCCAAGTCGTCAAACAGGCAGGACTGACTGGAAGTACATCGGAAGCGCTGCGTATGATCGAGCAGGGCGCGGTTCGACTGAATGGGGAACGAGTCGAGGACAAAGGTCTTGTGCTTCAGCGTGATCAAACGGTTGTCTTGCAGGTTGGAAAACGGAAGTTCGCATCGGTTGTACTGAATTGA
- the rplM gene encoding 50S ribosomal protein L13, translated as MKTFSAKPHEVKRDWFVVDASDKVLGRLAAEVARRLRGKHKAIYTPHVDTGDFIVVVNVEKLRVTGNKALDKKYYRHTGYPGGIYETNFTKLQQRFPERVLEKAVKGMLPKGPLGYAMLKKLKCYAGGEHPHSAQQPQVLEI; from the coding sequence ATGAAAACGTTTTCTGCCAAGCCGCATGAAGTCAAGCGCGACTGGTTTGTTGTCGACGCGTCGGACAAGGTGCTTGGCCGGCTTGCCGCCGAAGTGGCCCGTCGCCTCCGTGGCAAGCACAAGGCCATCTACACGCCGCACGTCGATACGGGTGACTTCATCGTCGTCGTCAATGTCGAAAAGCTGCGGGTGACCGGCAACAAGGCGCTGGACAAGAAGTATTATCGTCATACTGGTTATCCGGGCGGAATCTACGAAACCAACTTCACCAAGCTGCAGCAACGCTTTCCCGAGCGCGTGCTGGAAAAGGCGGTGAAGGGCATGCTGCCGAAGGGGCCGCTGGGTTACGCCATGCTGAAGAAGCTGAAGTGCTACGCGGGTGGTGAACATCCGCATTCCGCTCAGCAGCCCCAAGTTCTCGAGATCTGA
- a CDS encoding OsmC family protein — MECTIKWVDGMTFLAETGTGHVVAMDGAPEAGGRNLAPRPMEMMLAGAGGCTAFDIVLILKRGRQEVRGCEVKLSSERAEADPKVFTRITFHYTVRGKGLKAEAVERAIHLSAEKYCSASIMLGKTAELVHEWDIVECE; from the coding sequence ATGGAATGCACTATAAAGTGGGTCGATGGAATGACTTTCCTCGCGGAGACCGGGACCGGTCACGTCGTGGCGATGGATGGGGCACCGGAGGCAGGCGGCCGAAATCTTGCCCCCCGCCCGATGGAAATGATGCTTGCCGGCGCTGGCGGATGCACGGCGTTCGACATCGTGCTGATCCTGAAACGCGGCCGCCAGGAGGTCCGCGGCTGCGAGGTAAAGCTTTCGAGCGAACGAGCGGAAGCAGACCCGAAGGTGTTCACCCGCATCACTTTTCACTACACCGTGCGCGGCAAGGGGTTGAAGGCCGAGGCGGTGGAACGCGCGATTCACCTCTCGGCAGAGAAATATTGCTCGGCGTCGATCATGCTCGGCAAGACGGCCGAATTGGTGCACGAATGGGACATCGTCGAGTGCGAGTGA
- a CDS encoding CBS domain-containing protein, with product MTDLTRIPAATIAAETSLADANRAMILRGVRLLLVTDSRHQVMGVISVADLLGEGPVRTAQERGTRVGELTVHSVMTPLERTEAVELGEVMRADVGHVLATLKRSGRQHALVLERCEGGRGLIRGIFSASQIARQLGEPQPVSTEIARNFAEIEAAISA from the coding sequence ATGACCGACCTCACGAGAATTCCCGCGGCGACGATCGCGGCCGAAACCTCGCTGGCCGATGCCAACCGCGCCATGATTCTGCGCGGCGTGCGACTGTTGCTGGTGACCGATTCGCGTCACCAGGTGATGGGCGTGATTTCGGTTGCGGACCTGCTGGGCGAAGGCCCGGTCCGGACCGCACAGGAACGGGGCACGCGGGTTGGCGAACTGACCGTCCATTCGGTCATGACGCCCCTCGAGCGGACTGAGGCCGTCGAACTCGGCGAAGTGATGCGCGCGGACGTCGGACATGTCCTCGCGACGCTGAAACGCTCCGGTCGGCAGCATGCCCTCGTGCTGGAACGCTGCGAGGGCGGACGGGGCCTGATCAGGGGAATTTTCTCGGCGTCCCAGATCGCGCGCCAACTCGGGGAGCCTCAGCCCGTGAGCACCGAGATCGCGAGGAATTTCGCCGAGATCGAAGCGGCAATCTCCGCGTGA
- the erpA gene encoding iron-sulfur cluster insertion protein ErpA produces the protein MNTVVDTPELMVFTDSAAMKVKELIEEEGNPELKLRVFVSGGGCSGFQYGFTFDEEVNEDDTAFEKNGVTLLVDPMSYQYLVGAEIDYSEGLEGSQFVIRNPNATSTCGCGSSFSA, from the coding sequence ATGAACACCGTAGTTGATACCCCAGAACTGATGGTCTTCACGGATAGTGCGGCCATGAAGGTCAAGGAGCTGATTGAGGAGGAGGGCAACCCTGAACTGAAGCTGCGCGTTTTCGTGAGCGGCGGGGGATGTTCCGGTTTTCAGTACGGTTTTACGTTCGACGAGGAAGTGAACGAGGACGACACCGCCTTCGAAAAAAACGGCGTGACGTTGCTGGTCGATCCGATGAGCTACCAGTACTTGGTAGGGGCCGAAATCGATTACAGCGAGGGGCTGGAAGGGTCCCAGTTCGTGATCCGCAATCCGAACGCGACAAGTACTTGCGGCTGCGGCTCTTCGTTTTCTGCGTGA
- the argC gene encoding N-acetyl-gamma-glutamyl-phosphate reductase has translation MIKIGVVGGTGYTGVELLRLLARHPEANLVAITSRGDAGMPVCDMFPSLRGRVDLRFVTPQDAALDRCDVVFFATPNGIAMQQARELVDAGVRLIDLAADFRIRDVGEWEKWYGMKHASPELVAEAVYGLPERNRERIRSARILANPGCYPTAVQLGFLPLVEAGVVDLSHLIADVKSGVSGAGRKAEVHTLFAEAADNFKAYAVAGHRHLPEIRQGLEAMAGQGVGLTFVPHLTPIIRGIHATLYARLSTDVNVQKLFEERYQNELFVDVLPAGSHPETRSVRASNLCRVAVHRPQGSDVVVVLSVIDNLVKGAAGQAVQCMNIMFELDESLGLDILPVSP, from the coding sequence ATGATCAAGATTGGTGTGGTCGGTGGAACGGGATATACCGGAGTGGAACTGTTGAGGCTGCTTGCCCGCCACCCCGAGGCGAACCTGGTTGCGATAACCTCGCGCGGCGACGCCGGTATGCCCGTTTGCGACATGTTTCCGAGTCTGCGCGGTCGTGTCGATCTGCGCTTCGTGACTCCGCAGGACGCGGCGCTCGACCGCTGCGATGTAGTCTTCTTTGCCACGCCCAACGGGATCGCAATGCAGCAGGCAAGGGAACTCGTCGATGCCGGTGTGCGGCTGATCGATCTGGCGGCGGATTTCCGCATCCGGGATGTTGGAGAATGGGAGAAGTGGTACGGGATGAAACACGCTTCGCCGGAGCTGGTGGCCGAAGCCGTCTACGGCTTGCCCGAGCGGAACCGCGAACGCATTCGTTCGGCCCGCATACTGGCTAATCCAGGTTGCTACCCGACCGCGGTCCAACTGGGCTTTCTGCCGTTGGTCGAGGCCGGAGTGGTGGATCTGTCGCATTTGATCGCGGATGTGAAATCCGGAGTCTCGGGGGCGGGACGCAAGGCGGAAGTCCATACGTTGTTTGCCGAGGCGGCCGACAACTTCAAAGCTTACGCAGTGGCGGGGCACCGCCATCTTCCCGAGATTCGTCAAGGACTCGAGGCGATGGCCGGACAGGGTGTTGGCCTCACTTTTGTTCCACATTTGACCCCGATCATCCGTGGCATCCATGCGACGCTTTACGCCAGGCTTTCGACGGATGTGAATGTGCAGAAGCTGTTTGAAGAACGGTATCAGAACGAGCTCTTTGTCGATGTTCTACCCGCAGGCAGTCATCCGGAAACCCGCTCGGTGAGGGCAAGCAACCTTTGCCGTGTGGCCGTCCACCGGCCGCAAGGCAGCGACGTCGTCGTGGTCCTGTCGGTCATCGATAATCTCGTCAAGGGTGCCGCCGGCCAAGCCGTCCAGTGCATGAACATCATGTTTGAACTGGATGAGTCGCTCGGGCTCGATATCCTTCCGGTGTCCCCATAG
- the ubiG gene encoding bifunctional 2-polyprenyl-6-hydroxyphenol methylase/3-demethylubiquinol 3-O-methyltransferase UbiG: MNMNADPAELQKFSELAHRWWDTTSEFKPLHEINPLRLDWIDRNAGLAGKRVLDIGCGGGILSESMAAAGAHVTGIDLSEKALGVARLHLFESGQKVDYHHASAEEFAAQHAGEFDIVTCMEMLEHVPDPASTVAACAQLVRPGGQVFFSTINRNFKAYLFAVLGAEYILKLLPRGTHDYVKFIRPSELARYCRQAGLETAELLGMSYNPLTQVYSLGNDTDVNYLVHAKQAVS, encoded by the coding sequence ATGAACATGAATGCAGACCCCGCAGAACTGCAGAAATTCAGCGAACTTGCCCACCGCTGGTGGGACACCACGTCCGAATTCAAACCGCTTCATGAAATCAACCCGTTGCGTCTCGATTGGATAGACAGGAATGCGGGGCTTGCAGGCAAGCGTGTCCTGGATATTGGATGTGGCGGAGGAATCCTGTCCGAGAGCATGGCGGCTGCAGGCGCTCATGTCACAGGTATTGACCTGTCAGAAAAGGCTCTCGGCGTCGCTCGCCTTCACCTGTTCGAAAGCGGGCAGAAAGTCGACTATCACCATGCGAGCGCCGAGGAATTCGCCGCGCAACATGCGGGTGAGTTCGACATCGTGACATGCATGGAAATGCTCGAGCATGTTCCTGATCCTGCAAGCACAGTGGCCGCGTGCGCCCAACTGGTCCGCCCCGGCGGCCAAGTGTTCTTCTCCACAATCAACCGGAATTTCAAAGCGTATCTATTTGCAGTCCTCGGGGCGGAATACATCCTGAAGCTATTGCCGCGCGGCACGCACGATTATGTGAAATTCATCAGGCCATCCGAACTCGCACGGTATTGCCGCCAAGCGGGCCTGGAAACCGCCGAATTGCTCGGTATGAGCTACAACCCCTTGACGCAGGTGTATTCTCTCGGAAATGACACCGATGTGAATTACCTTGTTCACGCCAAACAGGCAGTGTCGTAG
- a CDS encoding DUF3501 family protein, which produces MRLVFAFSIADDGPERDNAEKTSVLHFLRFQLPPDTIRSLKAGGACAIGIDQPAPSAAVDTLPERIRLFLCGDLQA; this is translated from the coding sequence ATGAGGCTGGTTTTTGCTTTTTCGATTGCCGACGACGGTCCGGAACGTGACAATGCCGAAAAAACCTCTGTGCTGCATTTCCTCCGATTCCAGTTGCCACCGGACACGATTCGGTCGTTAAAGGCCGGTGGAGCGTGCGCAATCGGGATCGATCAGCCGGCGCCCTCTGCGGCGGTGGATACGCTGCCCGAGAGGATTCGTTTGTTCCTGTGCGGAGACCTGCAAGCTTGA
- the rpsI gene encoding 30S ribosomal protein S9, with product MAVSYNYGTGRRKTAVARVFIKPGSGNIVVNGKPVDEFFSRETGRMIVRQPLVLTENDSRFDIMVNVTGGGESGQAGAVRHGITRALIEYDAELKPVLRKAGFVTRDAREVERKKVGFRKARRRKQFSKR from the coding sequence ATGGCTGTGAGTTACAACTACGGCACCGGCCGCCGCAAGACTGCGGTTGCTCGCGTGTTCATCAAGCCGGGTTCCGGCAATATCGTCGTCAACGGCAAGCCGGTCGACGAGTTTTTTTCGCGTGAAACTGGGCGCATGATTGTGCGTCAGCCGCTTGTGCTGACCGAAAACGACAGCCGCTTCGACATCATGGTCAATGTGACGGGCGGCGGCGAGTCTGGTCAGGCCGGTGCTGTTCGCCACGGTATCACCCGTGCGCTGATCGAATATGATGCAGAACTCAAGCCCGTGCTGCGCAAGGCCGGCTTCGTGACTCGTGACGCTCGCGAAGTAGAACGGAAGAAGGTTGGTTTCCGCAAGGCGCGTCGCCGCAAGCAGTTCTCGAAGCGCTGA
- a CDS encoding CNP1-like family protein codes for MKPFQTVVQAGVAALVFFSGAACAGLFSDPDPHWKEGHYELPAPPLPSALREFPVDVTSRNRFLLDEHSVTVGEDGVVRYVLVVHTAGGAENVTFEGIRCEVAGWRIYAVGRDGGEWAVARDAGWQPIVDTAYNRPRAALAKEYLCDGVVPPRDVGEVVRRLRGREPALK; via the coding sequence TTGAAACCGTTCCAAACCGTCGTCCAAGCGGGGGTGGCAGCTCTCGTGTTCTTTTCCGGCGCAGCTTGCGCCGGTCTTTTCAGCGACCCGGACCCGCACTGGAAGGAAGGCCACTACGAGTTGCCCGCGCCGCCGCTTCCCTCCGCATTGCGTGAATTCCCCGTCGATGTGACTTCACGCAACCGTTTTCTGCTCGATGAGCATAGCGTGACCGTGGGCGAGGACGGCGTCGTGCGCTACGTACTCGTAGTGCACACTGCGGGCGGCGCCGAGAACGTCACTTTCGAAGGCATTCGTTGCGAGGTGGCGGGATGGCGTATCTATGCGGTGGGCCGCGACGGGGGCGAGTGGGCGGTGGCGCGCGACGCCGGCTGGCAGCCAATCGTCGACACGGCATACAACCGTCCGCGTGCAGCTTTGGCGAAGGAATATTTATGCGACGGAGTGGTCCCGCCCCGGGACGTCGGCGAAGTGGTGCGGCGCCTGCGCGGCAGGGAGCCGGCATTGAAATGA
- a CDS encoding M23 family metallopeptidase, translating into MGTSLLSVVAATAVVPGDPLPPFPVQSVTEQLGSVTVQPSANGPIPFVFDERVQPGDTIQSLFRRIKIDDQEALDFLSSDPESRSTLRQLHAGRSVLALVDGRGKLVSLTLPVARGDSRFTIERTPEGIRSRRQAHPEVDTHIEMRSGTIRHTLFGATDSAGVPDSIATKLAEIFGTEIDFSSDLRAGDQFSVVYETIYDKGAPAGSGRVLAAEFVNQGKKYAVVFHRDADGSEAYYTPEGRGLNEAYLRYPLEFSRISSTFGRRLHPIHRSWRSHNGVDFAAPTGTPVKAASDGVVNYAGRQNGYGNIVILQHRDGYSTAYAHLNGFAGGLRKGTKIRQGDLIGYVGSTGWATGPHLHYEIRVNNIARDPMKIALPTVQPLGPTALAAFKSRTAPLLQRLALLNRTVVAQAD; encoded by the coding sequence GTGGGCACCTCACTTTTGAGCGTCGTCGCGGCCACTGCAGTGGTTCCCGGCGATCCCTTGCCGCCGTTTCCGGTGCAATCGGTCACCGAGCAGCTTGGCTCCGTTACCGTCCAGCCTAGTGCCAATGGACCCATCCCTTTCGTTTTCGACGAACGGGTGCAGCCGGGCGATACGATTCAGTCGCTTTTCCGGCGCATCAAGATCGACGACCAGGAAGCGCTCGATTTCCTGTCTAGCGATCCCGAAAGCCGAAGCACACTTCGCCAACTGCATGCAGGACGGTCCGTATTGGCACTCGTCGACGGCCGCGGAAAACTCGTTTCCCTGACTTTGCCAGTCGCGAGAGGTGATTCACGCTTCACAATCGAGCGCACTCCAGAGGGGATCCGCTCCCGCAGGCAAGCCCACCCCGAAGTGGACACCCACATCGAGATGCGCTCCGGAACGATCCGCCATACGCTTTTCGGTGCCACGGATTCGGCGGGGGTTCCCGACAGCATCGCGACAAAGCTTGCGGAGATTTTTGGCACCGAGATCGATTTCAGCTCGGATCTGCGTGCAGGAGATCAATTCAGCGTCGTCTACGAGACGATTTACGACAAGGGGGCTCCTGCAGGTAGTGGACGAGTGCTGGCGGCCGAGTTCGTCAACCAAGGAAAAAAATACGCTGTGGTATTCCACCGAGATGCGGATGGGAGCGAGGCGTACTACACACCCGAGGGTCGCGGGCTGAATGAGGCATACCTCCGGTACCCTCTCGAGTTCTCCAGAATCTCCTCCACGTTCGGGCGGCGTCTCCACCCCATTCACCGCAGTTGGCGCAGCCACAACGGCGTGGACTTTGCAGCGCCGACCGGCACCCCCGTGAAGGCGGCCTCTGACGGCGTTGTAAACTATGCAGGCAGGCAGAACGGCTATGGCAACATTGTTATCTTGCAACACCGGGACGGCTACTCCACCGCCTATGCTCACCTCAACGGCTTTGCCGGCGGTCTTCGAAAAGGCACAAAAATCAGGCAGGGCGATCTGATCGGCTATGTGGGGTCGACGGGCTGGGCGACCGGCCCGCACCTGCATTACGAAATCCGCGTCAACAATATTGCGCGCGATCCGATGAAGATTGCGCTACCTACCGTCCAGCCACTGGGACCCACCGCCCTGGCCGCATTCAAGAGCCGTACTGCCCCCCTGCTACAACGATTGGCGCTACTGAATCGAACAGTCGTGGCTCAAGCCGATTGA
- the coq7 gene encoding 2-polyprenyl-3-methyl-6-methoxy-1,4-benzoquinone monooxygenase, translated as MIDEAIVQFDKALRTLFAPARSVRPTPGAGVPETHLGDRDRQHVAALMRVNHSGEICAQALYQGQSMSAGDLDVKRELARASDEETEHLAWTEQRISELGGRKSLLNPLWYGGSLALGLLAGRLGDRWSLGFLAETERQVEAHLDGHLEHLPPEDHKSREIIEQMKADEAHHADVALALGAHELPAPFRGAMRLMARVMTATAYRI; from the coding sequence ATGATCGACGAAGCGATTGTCCAGTTCGACAAGGCTTTGCGCACGCTATTCGCGCCCGCGCGCAGCGTGCGCCCGACGCCCGGCGCGGGCGTGCCCGAAACGCATCTCGGGGATCGTGATCGGCAGCATGTCGCGGCCCTGATGCGCGTCAACCACAGCGGCGAGATCTGCGCCCAGGCGCTGTACCAGGGGCAGTCGATGAGCGCGGGTGACCTCGACGTCAAACGCGAACTCGCGCGGGCCTCGGACGAGGAAACCGAGCACCTGGCGTGGACCGAGCAGCGTATTTCCGAACTCGGAGGGCGCAAGAGCCTGCTGAATCCGCTGTGGTACGGTGGGTCGCTGGCGCTGGGGCTGCTGGCCGGGAGGCTTGGCGACCGATGGAGTCTCGGCTTCCTTGCCGAAACTGAGCGCCAGGTCGAAGCGCATCTCGACGGCCATCTGGAACATTTGCCTCCGGAGGACCACAAGTCTCGTGAAATCATCGAGCAGATGAAGGCGGATGAGGCGCATCACGCTGACGTCGCCCTCGCCCTCGGGGCTCACGAATTGCCTGCGCCCTTCAGGGGAGCAATGAGATTGATGGCCCGCGTGATGACGGCGACTGCATACCGGATATAG
- a CDS encoding OmpA family protein — MIKQTKKQMFILAAIASIGLSAPAAFAQAKDVVVDGKGEIPYVIDSRNVVARSGAGLCWRTGYWSPAAAGTAMAGQFPAGCECDSDIVPKEKCTPAVIPAAVPAPAAPAPRPTAEKIKLSADTLFDFDKAVLKPEGRSKLDQLAEQAKSVKLEVILAVGHTDRLGSDVYNQKLSERRANAVKTYLVGKGVEANRIYTEGKGERQPVTGTTCSDKLGRKALIECLQPDRRVEVEVIGTK; from the coding sequence ATGATCAAACAGACTAAAAAGCAGATGTTCATACTGGCCGCAATCGCCTCGATCGGCCTCTCCGCCCCGGCCGCCTTTGCGCAGGCAAAGGATGTCGTGGTCGATGGCAAGGGCGAGATTCCCTACGTTATCGATTCGCGCAACGTCGTAGCGCGTAGCGGTGCCGGCTTGTGCTGGCGCACCGGCTACTGGAGCCCGGCTGCTGCAGGTACCGCCATGGCCGGTCAGTTCCCGGCAGGCTGCGAATGCGACAGCGATATCGTGCCGAAGGAAAAGTGTACGCCGGCAGTGATCCCGGCGGCAGTTCCCGCCCCTGCCGCTCCGGCCCCGAGGCCCACCGCTGAAAAGATCAAACTCTCCGCCGACACGCTGTTCGACTTCGACAAGGCCGTCCTCAAGCCGGAAGGCAGGAGCAAGCTTGATCAACTGGCCGAGCAGGCGAAGAGCGTCAAGCTGGAAGTGATTCTCGCGGTCGGCCATACCGACCGCCTCGGCTCCGATGTCTACAACCAGAAGTTGTCCGAGCGCCGCGCCAATGCCGTGAAGACCTATCTCGTGGGCAAGGGCGTCGAAGCAAACCGCATCTATACCGAAGGCAAGGGCGAGCGCCAACCGGTCACGGGCACGACCTGCTCGGACAAACTCGGGCGCAAGGCTCTTATCGAATGCCTGCAGCCGGATCGTCGCGTCGAAGTTGAAGTGATCGGCACGAAGTAA
- a CDS encoding RNA pyrophosphohydrolase, translating into MLDREGYRPNVGIILVNTRNEVFWGKRIREHSWQFPQGGIKHGESPEQAMFRELFEEVGLRPEHVKILGRTRGWLRYDVPKHWIKREWRNTYRGQKQIWFLLRLVGRDSDVCLRASTHPEFDAWRWSDYWVPLEAVIEFKRQVYQQALFELSKTLFRTRPCDPPEAYKALAEVREP; encoded by the coding sequence ATGCTCGATCGTGAAGGCTATCGCCCGAACGTCGGCATCATTCTGGTCAACACGCGCAATGAGGTTTTCTGGGGCAAGCGGATCCGTGAGCATTCGTGGCAGTTCCCGCAAGGTGGCATCAAGCACGGCGAATCGCCGGAGCAGGCCATGTTCCGTGAACTGTTCGAGGAAGTGGGTCTGCGTCCCGAGCATGTGAAGATTCTCGGCCGCACGCGTGGCTGGTTGCGGTATGACGTTCCGAAGCACTGGATCAAGCGGGAATGGCGCAATACCTACCGGGGACAGAAACAAATCTGGTTTCTGTTGCGTTTGGTGGGGCGTGATTCGGACGTCTGTCTGCGAGCCAGCACTCATCCGGAGTTCGATGCCTGGCGCTGGAGTGACTATTGGGTGCCGCTGGAAGCCGTGATTGAGTTCAAGCGGCAGGTGTACCAGCAGGCGTTGTTCGAACTGTCGAAAACGTTGTTCCGGACGCGACCTTGCGATCCACCCGAGGCCTACAAGGCACTGGCCGAAGTACGTGAGCCTTGA